Part of the Bacillota bacterium genome, AATTCCGGAAGCTTTTTCGAATACATGATCGGATCTTCACTTCCTCCCACATTATTAATTATCTTTATTTTATAATAAAGACATATTTATTGCAGTAAGACAGTTTGTTCAGAGAAAGGGGATTTTGCTGCCAGTTTAACTAACTCACTATCTGCTGTAATCAGGATTGCTTTCGCGGCTATTGTCAATGCCAGGTAAAGGCTATCATAAACTGTCAGCCCCATATTTAATGCAATATCTAAAGCTGCCGGCATCAAATCTATCGCAGGTATTATTGTCAAAGGGCAATGAACAGTAATGGCATGGATTATTGCCCTGGCATCATCACTGTTAATTTCGTGATACCGTGTTTTTTTCCAAAGAACATTTCCAACTTCAGCTATTAACAAGTCCGGTGCTAACAGCCTAGTAATTTAAAAATATGATATATATAAAATAGGCTGGTTTTAAGGAAGGTAATATAAATGGAACCAGATTTTCTTATTCTATTATACGGTTTTTCTGCATATCTTAGCGCCACGGCAACTATTATAACCCTTATAACCGGGATTCTTTTTGCAAAAAAGGGAGGATTATTTGGGCCTTTGAATGACTTGTCAAGTATAATCCAAGTAATCTTTATGATACCCCTGGCATTTTATTTTTTTTCAATCTTGCTACCAGTATCTCGTGTTATTAGTACAATTGCACTTTTAATTGGCCTATGTGGGATGCTTTTTTCGGCCTATGGGCAGAGTTTACTGGTTTTAAAAAGAATAACCTTTAACCAATCTCGTAAATATATACCCGCCGGTACCGCAATCGGGATATGGCTTATTATTGTATGCTTGATTGCTTCCAGGGAATTTTTGATACCAAATACACTTGGCTGGATCGGTATTACTGCCGGATTCGGCTTTATTCTAACGGTAATAGGTTTCTTAAAAGGTGGTTTTAAGTCTTCACTATTTTATCTTGGCAGTTTTGTCACGGGAATAAGCTACCCGATTTGGGCTATATGGCTTGGCTGTATATTACTATCTTGATAAACAACTATATCATTGCCATCCTGGTTGCCCTTTATTATCTGGCTTAGGTATGCAATGACCGACCAAAACAAAGGACCGGGGTTGAAAGATATACCCGGTCCTCTTATTTGCTAATAGTTTTACCATCAATTATTTTAATCTTCAAGCTTTAGCAGCTGCTGCGCATTCTTCGAAAAAATCAGTTTCTCCAGGCTCTTATCCCCATTGCAGGCTTTCTTAGTCGCATTCATAGCGGCAACCCGGCTGCCCCAGGGCCAGTCTGACCCGTACATTACCCTCTCCCGACCGAATACGCTTACCAATTCCTTAACCCTTTCAGGAGCCTGAAACGAAGTATCCACATATACGTTTTTGAACTCACCCAACAGTTCCATGGTATCCTTGTACTGAAACAAACCGGCATGGCCTGCTATGAAAGATACTTTCGGGAAGGCCGCTACCAGCTCCCGGGCATAATGAAGTTCTCCGTAGGAAGGATCCTGCACCGTAACTTTCTCCTCACCGAGATAATAGGATTGAACACCGCTGTGGAAGAGAACCGGCAGGTTGAATTGAGCAAAAGCTTCAACCGCTTCAAAAGTCTTCTTACTGTTTAAAGGCT contains:
- a CDS encoding type II toxin-antitoxin system VapC family toxin; protein product: MTRLLAPDLLIAEVGNVLWKKTRYHEINSDDARAIIHAITVHCPLTIIPAIDLMPAALDIALNMGLTVYDSLYLALTIAAKAILITADSELVKLAAKSPFSEQTVLLQ
- a CDS encoding amidohydrolase family protein; translation: MIIDVHTHLGDILYPGGGKLIYEKGAKKKVTLDLISVAEAGLYKTNAVMEWALENLFENQITKACRARNMTATLENMRNSMDEAGVVKNVCLPIAPNLVFEDLRQASEVDAGIIPFTTVDFANDQDIEATLRIDVEKGAKGLKLHPIIQKEPLNSKKTFEAVEAFAQFNLPVLFHSGVQSYYLGEEKVTVQDPSYGELHYARELVAAFPKVSFIAGHAGLFQYKDTMELLGEFKNVYVDTSFQAPERVKELVSVFGRERVMYGSDWPWGSRVAAMNATKKACNGDKSLEKLIFSKNAQQLLKLED